In Phycodurus eques isolate BA_2022a chromosome 10, UOR_Pequ_1.1, whole genome shotgun sequence, a genomic segment contains:
- the etnk2 gene encoding ethanolamine kinase 2 isoform X2, producing MKIMKELRPEWDVNYLKTKFFTDGTTNKLVGCYVEDSPEDVVLVRVYGNKTELIVDRDNELKSFQVLHANGCAPRLYCTFQNGICYEYMQGDALGTQDVRDPSLLRLIAGEMARIHAIHAHNGCIPKPNLWIKMQKYFSLVATEFTEQASNIRIQKEVPSKEVLEQEMVWMKEHLSTLGSPVVLCHNDLLCKNIIHNNKEAHVRFIDYEYSSYNYQAFDIGNHFNEFAGMAELDYGLYPSREMQMDWLRFYLQAYKLFSKKTEEVSAKELETLYVQVNKFALASHFFWGFWALIQAKYSSIDFNFLGYAVLRFNQYFKIKPTVMALKIPE from the exons ATGAAGATCATGAAAGAGCTGAGACCGGAGTGGGACGTGAACTATCTCAAGACGAAG TTCTTCACCGATGGGACAACCAACAAACTGGTGGGTTGTTATGTGGAGGATAGTCCAGAAGATGTGGTCTTGGTACGGGTTTATGGGAACAAGACGGAGCTAATTGTGGATAGAGACAATGAGCTTAAAAGCTTTCAG GTGCTGCATGCCAATGGTTGTGCTCCTCGTCTTTACTGCACTTTTCAAAATGGCATCTGTTACGAATACATGCAAGGGGATGCTCTTGGGACACAAGACGTCAGGGATCCTTCTTTACTCAG ACTGATAGCCGGAGAGATGGCTCGTATCCATGCCATCCACGCGCATAACGGATGCATCCCGAAACCCAACCTCTGGATTAAGATGCAAAAATACTTCTCCCTTGTGGCCACAGAGTTCACAGAACAAGCTTCCAACATCAG AATCCAGAAGGAAGTGCCGAGCAAGGAGGTGCTGGAGCAGGAGATGGTATGGATGAAGGAGCATCTTTCCACGCTGGGTTCGCCTGTGGTTCTCTGCCATAATGACCTGCTCTGCAAGAACATAATACACAACAACAAAGAGG CTCATGTTCGCTTCATAGACTATGAATACTCCAGTTACAACTACCAGGCTTTCGACATTGGCAACCACTTCAACGAATTTGCAG GCATGGCAGAGCTGGACTATGGGCTGTACCCAAGTCGGGAGATGCAGATGGACTGGCTCAGATTCTACCTGCAAGCTTATAAACTTTTCAGCAAGAAAACAGAAGAGGTCAGCGCTAAAGAACTAGAGACACTCTATGTGCAGGTCAATAAGTTTGCTCTG GCTTCTCACTTCTTTTGGGGTTTCTGGGCCCTCATTCAGGCTAAATACTCCTCCATTGACTTTAACTTTCTTGG GTACGCTGTGTTGCGTTTCAACCAATACTTCAAGATCAAGCCCACAGTGATGGCCTTGAAGATTCCAGAATGA
- the etnk2 gene encoding ethanolamine kinase 2 isoform X1: METQIHVPVGSPLIRKIAIFVDEHNVTEGAMKIMKELRPEWDVNYLKTKFFTDGTTNKLVGCYVEDSPEDVVLVRVYGNKTELIVDRDNELKSFQVLHANGCAPRLYCTFQNGICYEYMQGDALGTQDVRDPSLLRLIAGEMARIHAIHAHNGCIPKPNLWIKMQKYFSLVATEFTEQASNIRIQKEVPSKEVLEQEMVWMKEHLSTLGSPVVLCHNDLLCKNIIHNNKEAHVRFIDYEYSSYNYQAFDIGNHFNEFAGMAELDYGLYPSREMQMDWLRFYLQAYKLFSKKTEEVSAKELETLYVQVNKFALASHFFWGFWALIQAKYSSIDFNFLGYAVLRFNQYFKIKPTVMALKIPE, encoded by the exons ATGGAAACGCAGATCCATGTGCCTGTCGGCTCGCCGCTCATACGAAAGATTGCCATTTTTGTAGACGAGCACAACGTGACGGAAGGAGCAATGAAGATCATGAAAGAGCTGAGACCGGAGTGGGACGTGAACTATCTCAAGACGAAG TTCTTCACCGATGGGACAACCAACAAACTGGTGGGTTGTTATGTGGAGGATAGTCCAGAAGATGTGGTCTTGGTACGGGTTTATGGGAACAAGACGGAGCTAATTGTGGATAGAGACAATGAGCTTAAAAGCTTTCAG GTGCTGCATGCCAATGGTTGTGCTCCTCGTCTTTACTGCACTTTTCAAAATGGCATCTGTTACGAATACATGCAAGGGGATGCTCTTGGGACACAAGACGTCAGGGATCCTTCTTTACTCAG ACTGATAGCCGGAGAGATGGCTCGTATCCATGCCATCCACGCGCATAACGGATGCATCCCGAAACCCAACCTCTGGATTAAGATGCAAAAATACTTCTCCCTTGTGGCCACAGAGTTCACAGAACAAGCTTCCAACATCAG AATCCAGAAGGAAGTGCCGAGCAAGGAGGTGCTGGAGCAGGAGATGGTATGGATGAAGGAGCATCTTTCCACGCTGGGTTCGCCTGTGGTTCTCTGCCATAATGACCTGCTCTGCAAGAACATAATACACAACAACAAAGAGG CTCATGTTCGCTTCATAGACTATGAATACTCCAGTTACAACTACCAGGCTTTCGACATTGGCAACCACTTCAACGAATTTGCAG GCATGGCAGAGCTGGACTATGGGCTGTACCCAAGTCGGGAGATGCAGATGGACTGGCTCAGATTCTACCTGCAAGCTTATAAACTTTTCAGCAAGAAAACAGAAGAGGTCAGCGCTAAAGAACTAGAGACACTCTATGTGCAGGTCAATAAGTTTGCTCTG GCTTCTCACTTCTTTTGGGGTTTCTGGGCCCTCATTCAGGCTAAATACTCCTCCATTGACTTTAACTTTCTTGG GTACGCTGTGTTGCGTTTCAACCAATACTTCAAGATCAAGCCCACAGTGATGGCCTTGAAGATTCCAGAATGA